The window TCGTCGAAGTTTTGTCAAAACCTCTCAATTGATTGGCTTTTTAGTCGATTCACATGATGCCGATGATCTTTGAATTGAATAATGTTTGGCTGAATGATAGCTTGAGTTagctttgtttgttttgttattataCTTCACACCTCTGAGACCTGAAAGAACGAAGTGAAACCCACGGCTACTTATCTGCACTCAGAGATTACGTTCTAGGTAATTCACTCTAAAGCCAGATAAACCAAAgtggaagaagaacaaaaagtCAGAcgagttttgacactttaataaaactaaatttccAAATCGtttagatatgtatatgtagttatgtatgtacatatatacatacatgcatacgtAAATAGTACGAATGgcgttttttaaatttgtaggGCAAAGAAATCCCTCATAAATTCCAAAAGacattaaaaatcaatttactTATCAAAGCGATACAATTACCTTATCGGCCTGAGTTTACACAAAAGACATATAGATAagcaaatttttgattaactcaAAGAATACTtatacacacatgcatatatactgatatatatatatggtttaATGCTGAAACAATTGTTTTCTTagtcatatttaaaaaatcccTGGTAATTCAAACAATTAACTTAAAAAGAAATGCtgcccaaaagtatgctaaaaaatgtttcttatTTCCTATCTTTTACCTGTGCCGTTGGCTTGGGGAATGTGGCCTCAATTTGCAGACTCTTTAGCGCCTTATCGTTCAAAAGTGCTAAGTGTACGCAAacagcaaacacacacacacatgcacacagaGATACATACAGAACACTcgcatatttgtatttttgtctCAGTTTGCTTGATAAAAGTTAAACggattaacaaaacaaaagttgaAATTGCAACAAGTTAAGCAAAGCTTGTGATTGCTGCCTTTGCAGGTGTGTCACATTGTGCCAACAGGTTACAGTGGGACAAggttaaaaataatttcaaaggAATCAACACagtgcatatatatgtacatacataactatgtatgtatgtataaacattGTTTCCTAAATGTTACAAAAAAGACAGTGATCTTCTTTCCTATTGCATTGACCACTTCAGTTAAGTTACTTTTAGATacgtattttatttaaaaaaatagaatttaaaaTTGTTACCAATTTTACCACTGTGCATACAGTTACACCCGAAAAACAGAGAGAATATTAAACTGAGACCACAAAATCAAAAGAGCAAGGGAGcgactgagagagagagggagagagagagatactaAGCGCCTTTGAGAGAAATCTGGCGAAAGCTTTTCGCTAAGCGCTCTCTCTCTTCAGCTTTTCTTCCCTCTTCTCCAGCCTGCCAAAATTCGACACTTATCATAAAACATGCTCGATCAATCACAAATCACTCTCACAAATCTCGACCTTCtctaaaaaatgaaaaaaatttcaaactgTTACCACCGACCGACCCGACTCCGGCACCCGTTCAAAGCTTGTGCGCGTGAATGAATTAATCGAAGAGCAGAAGAAGCCCCCAGACCAACAATATCAGCTCACTTTTATCACGtattcactcactcacactcacGCACACACGTGGcttaaagagagagagagagagcgcacCGGCCTGGCTATCTGCGATATGCCAGATACTCGTATTTTTTGGGGGGCTTTTTAGTTGCCGATAAAACGTCAAGCGGTCGCCACGCTCCAAGCTCCTCCTCTACGCTGCGTCACAAATCGACAAAGTTGCtgaaagcagcaacaacacgAAACACTTTTTTCGAAAACGAGTCACAGGCCAGcaatataaatgtaattttcttcaacagaaaattaaatcaaaaatcgAAGCATTTCgtcacaaaacaacaacaacatcgagcgaaacaaataaaacaaaaatccaacCTTATCCAAGCCTTGCGGAGCAACTGAACAAAAATGTGCCGCTGCTTTCAGAAGTAAGTAGTaatctttgttgtttttgttttctgtgccttacaaatttgttttttctttcccCACATTTTGCTTGACTGACACTTTAAATTCGAACGGTTTTTCAGCTGTTGGGAAGATTGTTACTGGAATTGCATTGAGGAGCGCTTCTGCTATGATGAATCGATCGGTAAGTTGAAATTTCTTACGCTCGTAGATGACGGATACCCAACTATAcaagtaaatatataaatatacatatatgtatgtatgtatgtatgcatgtatttaGATCTCGAACGCACAATGTTGCGCCTTGGGGTACGGGTACGAGTTCGAGTACGACTTTACGTGTTTGGCATTTGCAAACAGGCagaagagagaaaagaaactgatgttttttgaaattgaatatGGAATATTTGCGACTTTTTTTATGGTCGATCAATACACCTGCTCAAGGGCAATCGATGTGGAGTATTGcgtatttggtttttgtcttGCCACAAATGGAGTTGGTATGGGGTTCTTTGGAAATGTGGCCAACACTCTATCATAACAACGAGCTAGAGATATTTAGATAAACAATATGCAATGTTTATTTTGCGAAACACGAGAAGGAAAGTATCTGTTGAAGGTGTTGCTAGTTAGAAACTGAAATAGAAAGGAAATTCTGTTTTGGCCACTCAAAGAGATTATAAATAAACACAACTTTAAGGAAGGGTTTTTTACCTTTAGCGATAAATTTCATGATGCAGAAGATTCTAGAACATATTAAAGAGGgttttttttcaacttttgcTGATTCATGATTTACTAGGAATCATGTTTGACTTAAAAGTCGGCTTACTTATAGTAAAGTCATTAGggtaaatttatattatttttaggAAGATTATTAAAACGTGAACATGTGAAACTAATTGTTGAGTTTTCCATTCCAGCCAATTACAATCCCGAGGACGACGAAGACTTTTTGGCATCGCAGAAAAATGGCACCATAATTGGACGCATTCAACCCACTGTGGCGGATAATAACAATTTGCTAACCGTACCACAGCCCATTTGCGATCAGCCAATGCGACGAGGCAACTCCGGCCTGGGTCTGGGACTGATGAGGTACTAATTGCCAGGTTAAATATGTATAgtcgttcttttttttcgcacATCTTTGTGGAGAATCGAATAGATCATTGGACAGAGAGTGGAGAGTGAAGAACTGAGGCACTGATTTAGTGATAAATTGAAGCTCGTGTATTGACATGCAATTTGACTTATTTGACTTATTCATTTGCTTTCCTCccttttctgttttctttcaTGACAGTGGCAAGAACCACGAGGAGGACTTTCGTCGCGAAACACAGACAAACGTGCCCATGCTGGGTCCGGAAATATTGGCCGTGTTCGCCAATTCCCAGATCTTCCAGGACCATCAGCCAACCAAACTGAATCGCATCAGCACCAAGACATATTTGCCTGGCATCCATTCGCCCAATAAGGAGATGCCTACCACTCCACGATTGAGTGATCAGGACCGACTGCTGCGTCGCCTGGAGGGAGGTGCTGGCCTAGGTAATGACGTGGGTAATAGCCATGGCCATGCCCATGGCTCGGGTAGCCATGCCCATACACCCCTTTTGGGTGGCAGAACTAGTGGTAAAAGTACACGCAGTAGTAGCATTGTCTCCAGCGGAGTGCCCAAGGTTAAATTCTACTTGAGTTGAGATATTCAGATTCCGAGATAGATTGAGGGTTGTTTTATAGATACTTTTCTGCAGTATTCATGCCAAAGATATGTAGAACGAAAAAGGGGATTACGAACGGAACGACAACGAAACCTCTCGACGCAAAATGTGACTTAATACTATTTACTTAATTTGCCAGtaagtgtttttttctttttttatttatcgaGTGAAATCGTCGTGTAGGTCaacaatgaaattgtttattttcagCCTTTTTAGTATTACTTGTATTGTAAGTAGCTCCACCCTTAGAGCGCCCATTCGCCCCCTTTGTACTTACATAGTTTAGTTTTAAGTCTCCTATAcactacacatacatatgtatacacacacgTATTTCGTCATGGACTTTGCTTATAGACCTTGTAATTTGTAATCATTAGACCTAGTTAACGTATATTAGTTGATTAATTTATAATGtgagtaaaaaacaaaagaagcaaatgaaaaaaaaagaaatgctaacaaaatattatcaacacagaaaactaaacaaatcggtaacaaaaattaattccaGCTGCTGTCGATCGCTGTGAATGTTCTTTGGGTTCATAACTTTGACATTCTATATGCAAAAATTGTTCGTCCCTTAGTCATGGTTTTCCTATCTGACTTATTCgccgtttttcattttgtttgtggctctttatttatttattgtttaagtGCAATTACTTTGCCTTGTTTGCAAATTGTATGCATTACTCAACAGTTTCAGATTGACTAATTGCTTGAGATCATTATATAATTACATATCGGTTACTAGAAATGCATTTAACTTATGTGTAATGGATGAGAAAAATGTACAAACTACATCAAGCTGCTGTCCAGCTGAGCTCTCGTAATCGTCGGCGgttgaaaaatgtttatggAATTCATCCAATGGAAACCGTTTTTGGCCTTAAGTACATGGCTCTTTGAAAATTTTGAGTCATACGAGTTGTTCAAGCTGTATCAAATCGATCTTCATTTAGTGGAATGCCTTTATCCATCTCTCCGTTTTGTGATATTTTCAAAGAAAATAAGTTTAACTAGttagtttgcgttgatccattGAAAACataaaagcataaaaattgGCCCATTTTACTCCTAGACTTAATTTATAAACTCTTGTTTTTGGgaattaaatcaatttttacaatcaaatgaaatgaagatgatgaacaattaaataattatttattgaaataaattccaaaattaaatcagctttcaatattttgtattCAATTCACAGACAAAGTCTAGATCACTTAATCTGGAAAATTAGCTTTAGAGGTTTCAAAATAATCGAGAACTCCATATAGCATGAATATTGAATATTGTTCAGCATTACCAGCCGAATGACTGTAGCCACGTCCGTATGCTTGTCCGTCCGAATCAGATCAATTCTCTCAGTTAGTTAAACAGCTAAGAGAATTATTGTGGGAGTCTTTATTAGAAAATTACTCAGGTCAACAAAACTTCTGCGGCAAGGACCTCATATCGTCATTTAGGGTAATTTGGGGTTTGTAATTCTGAACATGAacttgattttgttttgtctaGTTTCTGAggtattaaaaataattctaCCAATGTATTCGAAAAATGATCATTTTCTGCAGGTTGGAAAGTACATATGTAGATTCAATACAGtacgaataaaaaaatgtttcaaatctAGAGGCGTTTTGCCTTTGCCACATTTTTTTAAcgttacttataatctattagaaacattttcaaagaaataaaatttaaaaaaaaaccttctTTTATATCTGGTTAGTTTACgacctttttgaaatttaagtcAAGACTTGCATTTAAGCCGGCTTGAGTTCAATCTtccaaaagaagattatttcaaaggcaacccaaaaaggtgagcagacTGTCTgttttctgttattttttaaacaattctTCACATTCGGAATCAGCGACTTCTAATTACTCTAAACAAGGATATGAGGTCCTTTCCGCAGaagaaaagtttaatttttttgcctgtattctttttatgtatgtaaaataatgtaaagtactcctttatattgtttaCTGAATTCACAGCTctacatacttacatattaGATTGAGTGAGACTGAAAAAGAGACTCCAAGGATATACTTTGCTTTACAATACAATTGTTTGTATGGACAAACATTTTTGGTCAAAACTCACAATCAGATTTTATCTTTATTAGTAAGATTTGTCTAGTAGTAATTGTTTTTTCAAACTAAAACTACTTTGCTGAATTACCATAGTCGTCCGATTCGTTCTTACATGTTAAATACAGATGGGAAATGCTATAGAAACTCAGGCCTTTTGGCTTACATTATCTGCACATTAAACATCTTGCAGAATACACAAATTCTTATTCCTAAAGGATAAGAACATACCTCTGCATTTGAATATcttaaagaatttaaattctGAATTGCACCTGTATACATAtgataatttgaaaatatttccattGCGGTTTCCACTCGCAAATTCAGGAAATGAACCAAAAACGAATATGGAATCATACGATCCGAGtctaaatttaattaacaagATTTTATTGCAGTGACGCAGAATTTGTCTTATGTACATAATACTGGTTATCGGCCCAGGGGAGTGGGAGAGGGTCATAACATTTGGCGCTTCTTTTTGTCACCATCTGCTCTGGAGCTGGCTCCCCTGATCATCTTCCCCACTTGCGTCACTCCAGAAATGGCTTATCGCAAATGATAAAACCCGACCGAGATCAGCGAGACGATGGCCATTTATTGttagtatttatttttgtttttgctttaacCCAGAAGCGTTTTATCATAATTCTGTGCATTTAATGAGCAAATTAAGCAGTAAATATACTATACTAAGGGTCTAATCAATGATGGGGCAATGACAATGCGATTACCCACATCATTAACTCGATTCGCAGTATCGAGATTCCCgtatataaaattgttaacaacaaataaacagTAAGCTCACATCGGAGAGTATAATGTTTATTTCAATAGGTATtccacatatacatatgtatgtaaatatatgtatgtacatatatatgtacatagataggTATTTATACAGTCAGGGGAGCAGATAATGCCAGTCCATGTTACTTATAATCAGGTTGTTTCTATCGAGTCGTTCTCGCGACTCTCTTTGGCAAACAGTTCGGAACGGAAAATACTCGCAGCACGTAAAtcagtttttctttatttttgttagctgataaaaaaaaccgaaaccaTATTTGTACCTCACTGATAAAGATGACAAGAAAGCGATTTCGCTTCGGCTTCTGCAATTTCGCATTCCACGACGTTGGAGTCGCTGGAGTCTCTTCTTAAGGGGATCGAAACAGACAGCTCAAGAATATATTCAGATCCTCTCATCGGCCTAGCAAACATCGCGTCAGCGTTGACATCATTCTTCTATCATTCGATTTGCTGGCAATGTCAAAAGTTCTCAAAAAAGATCTAAACTTGCGAATTAAGTTCCACTTGAAAGAATTGAGAGTTTACAACTCTGCGAACTAGGCATATTGATGTCAGCATGGCAAAATTGAAGACTGTGAGTTTTGATTTAGGCGATAGTCTCAGTAATATATTCGACAGGTAtcaatcaatttaaaattaacgATAGGAAGCACTGTCTCTGCCAAAATGTGAcacaattcaattaaaatctTTAACTTTAGTCATAATTTCTTTGTCGTCGCGACTAAGGGAATGTTACACTTAAAATTAACACTTTATTAAAGACTCCAAACTTTATATTTCATCTTTGCAACAAAAACTATTCAGTGTGTCAGGTTCTGATCAAATTTGTCATTAGAGTGATGAAATTTTAGACTTAAGggacatatatgtacattgaGATACTTCATGAGTAAAGGAATCGTTATCAGATACATTCTCAGAAAACTTACGATCATGAttagatatattaaacaataGGTAGGCTATCAGCTCATTAGTATGTTAAAAATCTATATATTGCACACCGACTTTATATAAAAACGTATATTATGTATATCTGAAATTTCGTAGATCGATTTGAATGATTTGTATCGTTAATACTTAAATACTACCTTAAATCCAACTTCCAGTAGTTTAACAGACTTCATCTGCATATATACTGGGATTTAGCCGGCTTGAGGTCAATAGatcttactaatttataagatttttaaCAATAGGCAGTTTGATTACCTTCAAAAaagtcgaaatctagacaaagaTTTCCACCTACGCAAATAATTGAGTGAAACTTTTTATATCCGTCTTGAActaatttgaaaagaaaaattgaaatgaatttaaaaacaattgctCTTTGATACACTTACTAAGTTCTTGACATAACCGAAATGTATCTTAAACCTTTTCATAAAGATAACGCGCTTTGACACTTTGGAAGTGGACGTTGTGACTCTTTTAAAAGTGTCACCAAATGTTTTACTCCTCTTACCTAATAATATGAGTAAAACATTCCTCTTACCTAATAATATGAGTAAAACATTCCTCTTACCTAATAATATAAGTTAAACATTCGGTCCATCTATCCACTAGACTTGAGAGAGGGAACTAAAAAGAGTTGTTTACTAAACTGAACAACTAAGCATGTTCTCTTCCAATTGTTCTTTTTTGCTCACTTGTTCTTTGTTCACTAACTAAAAATCACAAATTACATCAAATTATATGAAAATCAAATACGCTGAGCAACTGAACAAGTTCCCTGTTCAGCAACAATCAGTTGCTCACTACATTGAAGTCAGCCAGTGATCAAAATGAGTGAGTTGActcacttaaaaaaaaaagaacaagtgaACATGTTCAGCAAAATCAACAGTAATCTAACACTACTATACCAAAAGGGTGTCCGATTTAGGTAATTTCCTTTCCCTTTAATTGGGAGCTAGAAAAGAGCTAATAGAAATGATCCCATTAGGAACTATGAAAATCCGTCGGTTTCTAATCATTAAGTAATTAATCAGACGAAGACACAGTTTGTTAGAATTGGTAATCCCCTCAGACTTCGTTTTTAAGAATGTTTTAAATACACTTATTTAGTTTAATGTCTAAAAGTTTTATCTCACTTGATGCACAACGGGACACGGCCATGTCTATAAAAAcatgtgtgtacatacatacatttgtatatatattctatatctattgtatatctacatacatatacatatcttaATAAATTTACAGCTTCTGTTTTGTTGTGTAGAAGATAAAGAGGCGAACAActacttttgttgttgccattttcTACCTTAACAACATTCACTTATTCAtcacgtttttttttattattattttttaaatgtttttgtgCTGCTGGTGAATGACTCTATAATTTACTAGTTCAGTGTATACACTGGGCAAAAAATATGTGTTTTATTATCTTTTATGGCATTTCAATGTGACGATATCCGTTCAACTGAAcgcacacatatgtatatatgtatgacgGTTGGGTAATTTACCCACGTCATGTCAGCGATCACGtcgattttaattttataatgcTAATGAAGATTACGGCCGACTGACTGTCCCGATTCCCTATACCCATGACGTTGATTTTGTCGAGTTGATGAAATAGAAAAAAGTCTTTATTAGACTTTGGTCACAAAAACTAACCCAGTCACCAATTTTAAACTTTATGTTTGCTTGACAATATCGTGAGTTTGGATGTATTCAATGTATCCACGAGTAATCTGAATCTTTTCCACACTAATCCCTTGCTGCGAGGCCAAGTGCTGGCCATATCTGTCATGAACTCTAGTTCTTTATCTTGTTTGCCCGCAAACTCTTTTATAGAATCTGTTTACAGTTTTTACAATGAACAAACTAAGTTTCGAAAGTTGCTCATATGTATTTTCTCTCCCCATTTCTTATAGATGGAGACTCGACGGACTCTAAGAAACCAGAGGCATCTTCGCCAGAAAAACGAATCACCTTCACATTGGCCCCCTCTTCGGCAGACAGTTCGCCAGAGGGAAGTCAAACGTTGTCACCGATGAAGTTCGATCCCATTGCCGAAGAGAAGGAAGGCGACGATAGTAAGGATGAGGTGATATTGCGGCCGCGCCTTATCGATAGGCATCCCCACTTGGCGGCCACTCCCAAACGCATCTTGCGCTCCGCCAAAAGCGTTCCCCACATGAATGTCCATGCCAGTGAAACGGATATATTTGCCATCACGGGAACCATAACCAGCAGTCAGATCAGCATGACTCCCGAAGTTCCATCCATTTCGTTCAGCAACTTGCCCAAGAACTATGAGGACACCCCGACAATTGAGAAGTACCGCGTCTCTCAGAGCCTGTATTCCATTCAGACGGCGAACGCTGCTCGGGCCACCCAAGATGATTACTCCATGCCACGGTATTTCCGCCGATCGGCCATGCTCATGACACAGAGCTCCGAAATGCTGGCAGGCTCCAATTCAATGGGCTCCATCTCCACACAGACATCCGTGGCAACGACTTCGGCCGCCTCATCCAGTTCCAGAGATGAAATACGTCGCCCGGAGAAAAACAAACGCCTGCAAATGTTACGGGGAAATTTGCCTCCATTGCTCATCCATTCCGTCTCATTCAAGCGAAATAGAGACGAGGCCAAACAGGTCGACTAACGAAAAACTACTGGACTAACtgtatacctatatatgtacatatgtatatcccTATTTTTAGTTCGTACTTAAAGAgcaaattgtttattgttgtattatgtaaattttaagttttacGTTTAGATCGTTTTCCCTGTAAAGTCCTTTCAATGACTGTGTGTCATGTTTACTCCCTCCACAGTATTTCCATGTACTTATacattttgatattaaataaagttcatttaaaatttaaaagaaatggGGATACTTCTAAATGCAAGATCAAGGTTTCAAGGTCATATTTAGTTATGTTATAGTTTTAGTCACACTAATCACGTTTTAAGTCACTAGTTCAATAAAAACccaatttgaattattaagaatttaaattcataGTACCGATTTATTCTTCAACGTCGTGCCCTCTTAAATGATCGACTTATCCCAGCGATACATCAACTTCCTTCAAATAATTTTCTCGTTATCTGCCTTTTTTAGACGTCAAACATCACTTTTTTTTCCGTAAATTTTATTTACCTAGGTTGGTGATAATCAAAAAGCAGCTTTTCTGAATAGGCTATGAAACTTCATAGCATAGAACTCTTGGACCGAAAACTATTAATAACTACGTAAAATGacacaagaaacaaaaaaaaaatcacatcTCTCCCCGACGGGGAATTGAACCCCGGTCTCCCGCGTGACAGGCGGGGATACTAACCACTATACTATCGAGGATGTTGCTTGTCGATTGCCAAATGCCACACTTCAACACACTGtagatttttaatttcaaattctttATCTCCTAAGCATAATGTGTAAATCAATATTGATCTTTAAAACATTTGATAAATGTATCCAATGTCGAAAAATTTACTTCTTACAAAAGATTCAGTGTAAGATTTGTTCTATACATCGGAGTCGTAACTTTCaacaggtttttttttaatagttgCAACAACGTATATCAAttgcatttatgtaaatttctgTCAATATTGTTAGAAAAGAACAAGCTTGgttaaatacaaattaataataaagcTCATGTTAAATTTATGCAAAGtctgaatttattaaaattggGTTTATTCAATTCTTTTATAATAagtttacatatgtacatacatgtgtgCAATTAAGggaaaaattataaacaatatTCCTTTCTATCAGAATTTTGAAGCATCTGGGATGTTTTCCTTTTATACCTTTGGGGCATTATATTAAAAGTTCGCAAAACTATAAATTTGTTtagtaaaatttttatattgctTATATACCATGCACCATTTACACCCACTGCCGCCCCCAAATTGAATAAAACTGATTAAaactagagccaccaaatttggtacttAATGTTGCCCCCACCTCTGCCtctaaaaattaaacaaaaccgaTCGCCTCCCGCACTCGAAATCAAATTCATTACATTCATTAGTCTTACTAATTTCTACATGCctatcaaattttattaaacgCGGACTTGAAACAAtttgacatatgtatgtacatacgtattAAAGTATTTTACTAGGTGATTCATAAGGGCGGAGGTGGCCGTAGAAGTCGGCGAAATGACTTACAATTAGTTACTTCATTTACATATGtt is drawn from Drosophila willistoni isolate 14030-0811.24 chromosome 2R unlocalized genomic scaffold, UCI_dwil_1.1 Seg167, whole genome shotgun sequence and contains these coding sequences:
- the LOC6646729 gene encoding uncharacterized protein LOC6646729 is translated as MCRCFQNCWEDCYWNCIEERFCYDESIANYNPEDDEDFLASQKNGTIIGRIQPTVADNNNLLTVPQPICDQPMRRGNSGLGLGLMSGKNHEEDFRRETQTNVPMLGPEILAVFANSQIFQDHQPTKLNRISTKTYLPGIHSPNKEMPTTPRLSDQDRLLRRLEGGAGLDGDSTDSKKPEASSPEKRITFTLAPSSADSSPEGSQTLSPMKFDPIAEEKEGDDSKDEVILRPRLIDRHPHLAATPKRILRSAKSVPHMNVHASETDIFAITGTITSSQISMTPEVPSISFSNLPKNYEDTPTIEKYRVSQSLYSIQTANAARATQDDYSMPRYFRRSAMLMTQSSEMLAGSNSMGSISTQTSVATTSAASSSSRDEIRRPEKNKRLQMLRGNLPPLLIHSVSFKRNRDEAKQVD